In Helicoverpa zea isolate HzStark_Cry1AcR chromosome 3, ilHelZeax1.1, whole genome shotgun sequence, the following proteins share a genomic window:
- the LOC124645965 gene encoding RNA-binding protein 39: protein MAEDLDVEAMLEAPYNKSDNTSSSKHRSDKYSDKHKDRERDGSRRRSRSRDRRRSKDRDVRRSKDRDDRKDKDRERDKDRKERDRDRDRDRDRGGERERDRDRGDRDRDRGDRDRERDRGERERDRDKDNNKDKDRTHNRDKDRDKDKERERDKDKRRSRDKERSRERDRSSRDRTSNSKREKTIERDPAKEYRSKSRGLEPKLDDLPPEERDLRTVFCMQLSQRIRAKDLEEFFSSVGKVRDVRLITCNKTRRFKGIAYIEFKDAESVPLALGLTGQKLLGVPIIVQHTQAEKNRVGNTLPNLAPKTSNGPTRLYVGSLHFNITEDMLRGIFEPFGKIDHIQLMTDPETGKSKGYGFLTFHHAADAKKAMEQLNGFELAGRPMKVGNVTERTDGGSSTRFDADELDRAGIDLGATGRLQLMFKLAEGTGLQIPPAAASVLMGAGSAMVTPQPQVAPPIATQCFMLNNMFDPASETNPTWDIEIRDDVISECNKHGGVLHVYVDKASPQGNVYCKCPTIATAVASVNTLHGRWFAGRVITAAYVPLVNYHSLFPDAMTALTLLLPSRQR from the exons acgtAGCCGATCACGAGACAGGAGAAGATCAAAAGATCGAGACGTACGTCGGTCTAAAGATAGAGATGACAGAAAAGACAAGGATCGTGAAAGGGACAAAGACCGGAAGGAACGGGATCGGGACCGCGACCGTGATCGTGATCGCGGTGGTGAGCGGGAACGTGATCGTGATCGTGGCGACCGCGACCGTGACCGTGGCGATCGCGACCGGGAGCGCGATCGCGGAGAGCGCGAGCGGGATCGGGACAAGGATAACAACAAAGATAAGGATCGAACTCATAATAGGGATAAAGATCGGGATAAGGACAAAGAACGTGAGCGCGACAAAGATAAACGAAGGAGTAGGGATAAAGAACGTAGTCGGGAACGTGATCGAAGCAGTCGCGATCGCACCTCCAACAGCAAAAGAGAAAAGACTATTGAAAGAGACCCCGCCAAAGAATACCGATCAAAGTCTAGAGGTCTCGAGCCTAAGTTAGATGACTTGCCTCCAGAAGAAAGGGATCTTCGCACTGTTTTTTGTATGCAATTGTCACAGAGGATTCGAGCTAAAGATCTTGAAGAATTTTTCTCATCAGTAGGCAAAGTGAGGGATGTAAGGTTAATCACTTGCAACAAAACCAGAAGATTTAAAGGCATAGCTTATATCGAATTCAAGGACGCAGAATCAGTACCTTTG gCCCTTGGTTTGACTGGACAAAAATTGCTTGGAGTTCCTATCATAGTGCAACATACACAAGCAGAAAAGAACAGGGTAGGCAATACATTGCCGAATTTAGCACCAAAGACCAGTAACGGACCGACAAGATTATATGTTGGTTCATTGCATTTTAACATTACAGAAGACATGCTCCGCGGCATATTCGAACCTTTCGGAAAAATTGATCATATTCAACTTATGACTGACCCTGAAACAGGCAAAAGCAAAGGTTATGGATTTCTTACG TTCCATCATGCTGCTGATGCGAAAAAAGCTATGGAACAATTAAATGGTTTTGAATTAGCTGGACGACCTATGAAAGTCGGTAATGTGACGGAACGGACTGACGGCGGTTCAAGTACTAGATTCGATGCAGATGAGTTGGACCGTGCTGGTATTGACCTAGGTGCAACAGGACGCTTACAGCTAATGTTCAAACTCGCAGAAGGCACTGGATTACAG ATACCTCCTGCTGCAGCATCAGTGTTGATGGGCGCGGGTTCCGCAATGGTAACTCCGCAACCACAAGTGGCGCCACCAATAGCTACCCAATGTTTTATGCTCAATAACATGTTTGATCCGGCCTC AGAAACAAATCCAACCTGGGATATTGAAATTAGGGATGATGTTATCAGTGAATGTAATAAGCATGGTGGCGTGTTGCATGTGTATGTAGACAAAGCATCTCCACAAGGAAATGTGTACTGTAAATGTCCAACGATAGCGACAGCAGTTGCTTCGGTGAACACGCTGCACGGGCGGTGGTTCGCAGGCCGTGTCATTACAGCCGCGTACGTGCCGCTTGTCAACTACCACTCTCTATTTCCTGATGCTATGACAGCACTTACCCTGTTGTTGCCGTCCCGACAACGATAA
- the LOC124645956 gene encoding uncharacterized protein LOC124645956, whose amino-acid sequence MYKIYTRSNTYFSGKQHYLANPVFGGFNNNIGQDVNRIHVTNSLKFPPAAALKLPTNVVDINASEMGRFSPLRERDISGPVISSCYKKQIDLGKIDITVQSDPHVNKYDCRGAVSLSSSMQSNVPSPFSGNHTHLNMPGSQWGQGHKYLSDHLHSAHYLTLRNEYRARAMKDAVGTRFMSTDTKSAQPPLSSKEKLKKAIKEYGSTVIVFHVCISLMSLGTCYLLISSGLDLVAVLKYLNISEGTILKAAGSNAGTFVVAYTVHKFFAPFRIAITLTATPFIVRYLRNIGFLKRSVTTTGGGK is encoded by the exons atgtacaaaatatataCCAGATCGAACACCTATTTTAGTggtaaacaacattatttgGCAAATCCAGTGTTTG GtggatttaataataatattggtcAGGACGTAAACCGTATACATGTCACAAATAGTCTAAAATTTCCTCCGGCCGCAGCATTGAAATTGCCGACAAATGTAGTCGACATAAATGCTTCAGAAATGGGTAGATTTTCACCGCTACGCGAACGAGACATTTCTGGTCCAGTAATCAGTTCTTGCTACAAAAAACAGATTGACTTGGGAAAAATTGATATAACTGTTCAATCCGACCCTCACGTGAACAAATATGATTGCCGTGGGGCAGTCAGTTTGTCTTCTTCCATGCAAAGTAATGTGCCAAGTCCATTCAGTGGCAACCACACTCATCTCAATATGCCTGGATCACAATGGGGGCAAGGGCATAAATATTTGTCTGATCATCTTCACAGCGCTCATTACTTGACTCTCAGGAATGAGTATCGAGCAAGAGCAATGAAAGACG CTGTTGGCACAAGATTTATGAGTACAGATACAAAGAGTGCACAGCCTCCACTGAGTTCAAAAGAAAAGTTGAAAAAGGCTATCAAAGAATATGGTTCAACAGTGATTGTATTTCATGTTTGCATTTCCCTGATGTCATTGGGAACCTGCTATCTTCTAATATCTAG TGGCTTAGATTTGGTGGCGGTGCTAAAGTATTTAAACATAAGTGAAGGCACAATTTTGAAGGCTGCAGGATCGAATGCTGGCACCTTTGTCGTAGCATATACGGTCCACAAATTCTTTGCTCCTTTCAGGATAGCAATAACACTGACGGCTACACCTTTCATTGTGCGATATTTAAGGAATATTGGGTTTTTAAAGCGTAGTGTTACTACTACTGGTGGAGGGAAATAA
- the LOC124646293 gene encoding protein transport protein Sec61 subunit beta produces the protein MPPSPSSTNVGSGGRSPSKATTAPRSSSGSTVRQRKSTTTTTAARNRSTGAGSGGMWRFYTDDSPGVKVGPVPVLVMSLLFIASVFMLHIWGKYTRA, from the exons ATG CCTCCTTCTCCTAGTTCCACGAACGTTGGATCTGGTGGTCGCTCACCCAGCAAGGCGACTACAGCCCCACGGTCATCCAGCGGGAGCACAGTTCGCCAACGTAAATCTACAACGACTACTACTGCCGCTAGAAATCGCAGCACAGGGGCCGGATCCGGTGGCATGTGGCGATTCTACACCGATGACTCTCCAGGCGTTAAAGT gGGTCCAGTTCCAGTTTTAGTTATGTCTCTCCTCTTCATTGCGTCTGTATTTATGCTTCACATTTGGGGTAAATACACAAGGGCGTAA
- the LOC124645957 gene encoding uncharacterized protein LOC124645957 isoform X2, whose product MLSVKLACVYIFLCYTLMCGVCDNSTSQQDDAVYLFDFTKNDDVDVWQEQSDTVRDVGMSKAIFVIHKNIGFRRAIFFALLNPQLNGAGFAGIRAIQTWNLTDHTKLQIKCRGQGQFNGFKVTLRHKGLNDEPNYSFEQYFQAPKDEFAIRNLNFSDFKAYYRGKRVTNNEVLDLSQITSIGIQMYGGVYQPVKQKGPATLEIDWIRAV is encoded by the exons atgcttaGTGTTAAATTGGCATGTGTGTACATATTTCTGTGCTATACCCTCATGTGTGGTGTTTGTGATAACAG cactAGCCAACAAGATGACGCTGTGTACCTGTTTGATTTCACAAAGAATGATGACGTAGACGTTTGGCAAGAACAGTCTGATACGGTGCGCGATGTAGGCATGTCCAAGGCCATATTTGtgattcacaaaaatattggcTTCAGGAGAGCTATATTCTTTGCTCTGCTAAATCCCCAACTGAACGGTGCGGGATTTGCTGGCATAAGAGCTATTCAGACATGGAATCTAACTGATCACACTAAACTTCAGATTAAGTGTAGAGGGCAAGGACAGTTTAATGGTTTCAAAGTTACTTTACGGCACAAGGGATTAAATGATGAACCTAACTACTCATTTGAACAATATTTCCAG GCGCCAAAGGACGAATTCGCAATCCGGAATCTAAATTTTTCCGATTTTAAGGCTTACTACAGAGGTAAAAGAGTAACTAACAATGAGGTATTAGACTTGTCTCAGATTACAAGTATTGGAATACAAATGTATGGCGGGGTGTATCAACCAGTAAAGCAAAAAGGTCCAGCAACGCTAGAAATTGATTGGATACGAGCAGTTTAA
- the LOC124646224 gene encoding 2',5'-phosphodiesterase 12, with protein MLFRFLNIRFYATVISPSNIMNINKCYFRYIQHEDKVDISFLFDVKGSPRQFNFSRKPTETLEVLLGRMKTNIVKAIDKGNKKKKNSESNTNVLLEFCDSKNTPIDANITCNDLFAMNGPVKLKMSDNLYEVVFNSPWVISMNLPQSILAGFPVYPLQFETQYAKPEKCTFNWYKGLPLDDKGKPVNEQNIQWELTGNNFTYTPHAQEVGMKLKLECIPGNDETVGPAVETISKNLIEAGPGNCPFETRHMFTTQKLKEKSFRCVSYNILADLYCDSDHTRTVLYPYCPPYALHIDYRKQLILKELLGYNSDIICLQEVDRKIFKSCLTPIMNSAGLNGLFYKKGKEVAEGLACFYNKDRFKCFGDKAIVLSEALTTKKCLQSIWAKIKDNEPLTKRLLDRSTVSSATFLESIDNPNEILIVGNTHLYFHPDADHIRLLQGGIVIYWLMDIHKTIISKFPDKRVSLILCGDFNSVPSCGIYQLYTTGSSPSTLPDWKSNIDEAVNGLSLEQTISLGSACGTPPYTNYTAEFADCLDYIYYEKLNLEVEQVVPLPSVDELKLHTALPSVVFPSDHIALVTDLRFK; from the exons atgcTATTTCGATTTCTGAACATAAGATTTTACGCCACAGTTATTTCACCATCAAACATCATGAACATCAATAAATGCTATTTCAGATACATACAACATGAAGATAAAGTAgacatttcttttttatttgatgttaaAGGTTCTCCTAGGCAATTCAATTTTAGCCGAAAACCAACAGAAACTCTAGAAGTCTTACTCGGTCGCATGAAAACCAACATTGTAAAAGCAATAGACAAGgggaataaaaaaaagaaaaatagtgaAAGCAATACAAATGTTCTCCTAGAATTTTGTGATTCTAAGAATACTCCTATTGATGCCAATATCACTTGCAATGACCTTTTTGCTATGAATGGCccagttaaattaaaaatgtctgATAATCTTTATGAAGTTGTTTTTAATTCTCCATGGGTGATAAGTATGAATTTGCCTCAAAGTATTTTAGCTGGTTTCCCCGTGTATCCACTGCAGTTTGAGACTCAATATGCTAAACCAGAGAAGTGTACATTCAATTGGTACAAAGGATTACCATTAGATGATAAGGGGAAGCCAGTGAATGAGCAAAATATCCAGTGGGAACTAACTGGAAACAATTTTACTTACACACCTCATGCACAAGAAGTTGGTATGAAGTTAAAACTAGAATGCATACCAG GAAATGATGAGACAGTTGGCCCTGCTGTTGAAACAATATCTAAGAATCTTATAGAAGCTGGACCTGGGAACTGTCCATTTGAAACTAGGCATATGTTTACAACACAGAAACTGAAAGAAAAGag CTTCAGGTGTGTATCCTACAACATTCTGGCTGATTTGTACTGTGACTCTGACCACACAAGAACAGTTCTGTATCCATACTGCCCCCCATATGCATTACACATTGATTATAGAAAACAACTTATTTTAAAAGAGTTGCTTG GATATAACAGTGATATAATATGTCTTCAAGAAGTGGAccgtaaaatattcaaaagctgTCTAACACCAATAATGAATTCAGCTGGGCTAaatggtttattttataaaaaaggaaaagaaGTTGCTGAAGGCTTGGCATGTTTTTACAATAAAGACAGATTTAA ATGCTTTGGAGATAAAGCGATAGTATTATCTGAAGCTTTGACTACTAAAAAATGTCTTCAATCAATTTGGGCAAAAATCAAAGATAATGAGCCCCTAACTAAACGATTATTAGATAGATCAACAGTGTCAAGTGCCACATTCCTTGAGTCCATTGACAACCCTAATGAGATTCTAATAGTTGGCAACACTCATTTATATTTTCACCCTGATGCTGACCACATAAGATTGCTACAAGGAGGTATTGTCATATACTGGTTAATGGATATTCACAAAACTATAATTTCAAAG tttccCGACAAAAGAGTAAGCCTTATACTTTGTGGTGATTTCAACAGTGTTCCTTCATGTGGTATATACCAGTTGTACACAACCGGTTCATCACCAAGCACTTTGCCAGACTGGAAATCAA ATATAGATGAAGCTGTAAATGGTTTAAGTTTGGAACAAACCATTTCCTTAGGCAGTGCATGTGGAACCCCACCCTATACTAATTATACTGCAGAGTTTGCAGATTGCCTGGATTACATATACTATGAAAAGTTAAATTTAGAGGTGGAACAG GTTGTTCCTCTTCCATCTGTAGatgaattaaaattacatacagCTTTGCCGAGTGTTGTATTTCCTTCTGACCATATAGCTTTGGTAACTGATTTACGGTTTAAGTAG
- the LOC124645957 gene encoding uncharacterized protein LOC124645957 isoform X1: MLSVKLACVYIFLCYTLMCGVCDNRLVYTSQQDDAVYLFDFTKNDDVDVWQEQSDTVRDVGMSKAIFVIHKNIGFRRAIFFALLNPQLNGAGFAGIRAIQTWNLTDHTKLQIKCRGQGQFNGFKVTLRHKGLNDEPNYSFEQYFQAPKDEFAIRNLNFSDFKAYYRGKRVTNNEVLDLSQITSIGIQMYGGVYQPVKQKGPATLEIDWIRAV; encoded by the exons atgcttaGTGTTAAATTGGCATGTGTGTACATATTTCTGTGCTATACCCTCATGTGTGGTGTTTGTGATAACAGGTTAGTATA cactAGCCAACAAGATGACGCTGTGTACCTGTTTGATTTCACAAAGAATGATGACGTAGACGTTTGGCAAGAACAGTCTGATACGGTGCGCGATGTAGGCATGTCCAAGGCCATATTTGtgattcacaaaaatattggcTTCAGGAGAGCTATATTCTTTGCTCTGCTAAATCCCCAACTGAACGGTGCGGGATTTGCTGGCATAAGAGCTATTCAGACATGGAATCTAACTGATCACACTAAACTTCAGATTAAGTGTAGAGGGCAAGGACAGTTTAATGGTTTCAAAGTTACTTTACGGCACAAGGGATTAAATGATGAACCTAACTACTCATTTGAACAATATTTCCAG GCGCCAAAGGACGAATTCGCAATCCGGAATCTAAATTTTTCCGATTTTAAGGCTTACTACAGAGGTAAAAGAGTAACTAACAATGAGGTATTAGACTTGTCTCAGATTACAAGTATTGGAATACAAATGTATGGCGGGGTGTATCAACCAGTAAAGCAAAAAGGTCCAGCAACGCTAGAAATTGATTGGATACGAGCAGTTTAA
- the LOC124646207 gene encoding frizzled-7, translating into MEKAKVAFTVLVLYFFVTTETSRVTVYPGDTLPHHGRCEPITIQFCQQIRYNQTIFPNILNHAKQEDAGPEVHQYTPLIKVNCSPDLKFFLCSVYAPVCTILDTPIPPCRHLCESAKQNCDEIMITFGFHWPEHLECSKFPVATDENVICVGDNNITHESRKHTETKLPKVNFKNNEKDPTKLHGAKDYGFVCPIQFKVPKNLDLEYSLKVGDKVENDCGAPCTGMFFSQDEKNFARLWIGIWATLCTVSCLFTVLTFLIDTDRFRYPERPIIFLSVCYLMVAAAYVMGWSAGDSVSCQGPFPSTISGARLPNISVITQGTKHEPCTILFMVVYFFSMASSIWWVILTLTWFLAAGLKWGHEAIEANSQYFHLAAWAVPAIKTISILAMGKVDGDILSGVCYVGLWDAEALRGFVLAPLCVYLVLGTIFLLAGFVSLFRIRTVMKHDGTKTDKLEKLMIRIGVFGVLYTVPALIVIACLFYEQANFDDWMVTWHRDMCSVPLYSIPCPFTRRETDRPKFEMFMIKYLMTMIVGITSSFWIWSGKTLVSWRQFFDKIKGRRVEAYV; encoded by the exons ATGGAAAAAGCGAAGGTTGCGTTTACTGTTCtagtgttatatttttttgtaacgaCGGAAACTTCACGTGTTACTGTTTACCCTGGTGATACTTTACCTCACCATGGTCGCTGTGAGCCGATTACTATTCAGTTTTGTCAACAAATAAGATATAATCAAACCATATTTCCTAACATACTGAATCACGCTAAACAAGAAGACGCGGGGCCTGAAGTTCATCAGTACACACCTTTGATAAAAGTAAACTGTTCACCAGATCTGAAATTCTTCCTGTGTTCGGTATACGCGCCCGTGTGTACGATATTAGATACGCCCATTCCCCCGTGTCGACATCTTTGCGAATCGGCCAAACAAAATTGTGACGAGATAATGATAACATTTGGATTTCACTGGCCTGAACATTTAGAGTGTTCAAAATTTCCCGTTGCTACTGATGAAAACGTAATATGCGTTGGCGATAACAATATTACTCATGAATCTCGAAAACACACTGAAACTAAGCTTCCTAAAGTGAACTTCAAGAATAATGAAAAGGACCCAACAAAGCTTCATGGAGCTAAGGATTATGGATTTGTATGTCCTATACAGTTCAAGGTGCCGAAAAATTTGGACTTGGAGTATTCACTTAAAGTTGGGGATAAAGTTGAGAATGACTGTGGGGCACCATGCACTGGCATGTTTTTCAGTCAGGATGAAAAGAATTTTGCGCGATTATGGATTGGTATCTGGGCAACTTTGTGTACTGTGAGCTGCCTATTCACAGTTTTGACCTTTCTCATTGATACAGACAGGTTCAGATACCCAGAAAGGCCCATCATATTTCTGTCAGTGTGTTACCTGATGGTAGCTGCAGCATATGTTATGGGCTGGAGTGCAGGGGACAGCGTTAGCTGCCAAGGACCTTTTCCATCAACTATAAGTGGTGCAAGATTACCCAACATTTCAGTAATTACACAAGGAACCAAGCATGAACCTTGCACAATACTCTTCATggtggtttatttttttagtatggCATCAAGCATTTGGTGGGTCATTCTGACGCTGACTTGGTTTTTAGCCGCTGGCCTCAAGTGGGGCCATGAGGCTATAGAGGCAAACTCTCAATACTTTCATTTGGCAGCATGGGCTGTGCCTGCTATCAAAACCATATCAATATTGGCCATGGGAAAAGTTGATG gtgaCATCCTCTCTGGTGTATGCTATGTTGGACTATGGGACGCTGAAGCATTGCGTGGATTTGTTCTAGCACCACTCTGTGTGTACCTAGTTCTTGGAACTATTTTCTTGCTTGCAGGCTTTGTGTCACTGTTCCGCATAAGAACAGTTATGAAACATGATGGTACCAAAACGGACAAACTTGAGAAACTAATGATACGTATTGGCGTGTTTGGGGTCTTGTATACAGTGCCAGCATTAATAGTGATAGCATGTCTATTCTATGAACAAGCTAACTTCGATGATTGGATGGTGACATGGCACCGTGATATGTGCTCTGTGCCCCTGTATTCTATTCCATGCCCATTCACACGTAGAGAAACAGACAGACCGAAATTTGAAATGTTCATGATCAAGTACTTAATGACTATGATTGTAGGAATAACTTCCAGTTTTTGGATATGGTCAGGGAAGACATTAGTTTCCTGGCGCCAATTTTTCGATAAAATTAAGGGAAGAAGAGTTGAAGCATATGTGTGA
- the LOC124645957 gene encoding uncharacterized protein LOC124645957 isoform X3: protein MAAIESNTCGVSEIDLNDISNDESTSQQDDAVYLFDFTKNDDVDVWQEQSDTVRDVGMSKAIFVIHKNIGFRRAIFFALLNPQLNGAGFAGIRAIQTWNLTDHTKLQIKCRGQGQFNGFKVTLRHKGLNDEPNYSFEQYFQAPKDEFAIRNLNFSDFKAYYRGKRVTNNEVLDLSQITSIGIQMYGGVYQPVKQKGPATLEIDWIRAV from the exons ATGGCTGCTATCGAAAGTAACACGTGCGGAGTAAGTGAGATAGATCTAAACGATATCTCCAATGATGAAAG cactAGCCAACAAGATGACGCTGTGTACCTGTTTGATTTCACAAAGAATGATGACGTAGACGTTTGGCAAGAACAGTCTGATACGGTGCGCGATGTAGGCATGTCCAAGGCCATATTTGtgattcacaaaaatattggcTTCAGGAGAGCTATATTCTTTGCTCTGCTAAATCCCCAACTGAACGGTGCGGGATTTGCTGGCATAAGAGCTATTCAGACATGGAATCTAACTGATCACACTAAACTTCAGATTAAGTGTAGAGGGCAAGGACAGTTTAATGGTTTCAAAGTTACTTTACGGCACAAGGGATTAAATGATGAACCTAACTACTCATTTGAACAATATTTCCAG GCGCCAAAGGACGAATTCGCAATCCGGAATCTAAATTTTTCCGATTTTAAGGCTTACTACAGAGGTAAAAGAGTAACTAACAATGAGGTATTAGACTTGTCTCAGATTACAAGTATTGGAATACAAATGTATGGCGGGGTGTATCAACCAGTAAAGCAAAAAGGTCCAGCAACGCTAGAAATTGATTGGATACGAGCAGTTTAA